TCCAACGGGGGTAAACTATGAAACCGCTTTGATTGAAGACCTTATTCAACATATGGAAACGCAGTATAAGGTTTATAACGAACGATCTTCAAGGTTCATAGCTGGTCTATCTATGGGAGGCTATGGTGCTTTAAGGTTAGCATTTAAGTATCCCGAGTTATTTTTGTCTGTTGCGAGCTTAAGCGGGGGAATAACCAGAGAAGTTCCCCCAGAAAAAGAAGTCGATTTAGAGGGGAATGAAATTAATGTCAGAGAAGATTACTATCATGATGCGTTTGGTTGGCCCTTTGATCCTGAGTTATGGGAAAAAGAGAATGTTTTTAACTATATAGAAAACGTAAAACAAAGCGGGTTAGAACTTCCAGTTTATCTTTCTTGTGGAAGTGAAGATTATTTTTACCTATATTTAGGTGCTTCTGAACTACACCATGAATTAAGAATGAATGGCATATCTTCAACTCTTTTTATAAAATCTGGTGACCATAATTGGTTTCTTTGGAGTGAGGAAATAAAAGAAGTATTAAGGTTCTTTGCGAAAAATATGCTAGTTATCCATTGAGGTAAGGAGTGAATTTATGGGCCAAAAAAATGCCACATATAGGTTAGTAATGAATTCTTTGTTTATAGTTCTATCTATACTTTTGTCGAGGTTATTAGCGATTAGAATTCCCCTAGGTAATGT
The nucleotide sequence above comes from Petrotoga miotherma DSM 10691. Encoded proteins:
- a CDS encoding alpha/beta hydrolase yields the protein MTYGKVYESLSFYSRALKSDMKYSIYLPPKYDIETRKYPTIYLLHGHGGNETSWLRKGRVDQSLDLMINNNEIPPFVAVIPDAKNSWYVNSPTGVNYETALIEDLIQHMETQYKVYNERSSRFIAGLSMGGYGALRLAFKYPELFLSVASLSGGITREVPPEKEVDLEGNEINVREDYYHDAFGWPFDPELWEKENVFNYIENVKQSGLELPVYLSCGSEDYFYLYLGASELHHELRMNGISSTLFIKSGDHNWFLWSEEIKEVLRFFAKNMLVIH